The proteins below come from a single Panicum hallii strain FIL2 chromosome 7, PHallii_v3.1, whole genome shotgun sequence genomic window:
- the LOC112899436 gene encoding LOW QUALITY PROTEIN: uncharacterized protein LOC112899436 (The sequence of the model RefSeq protein was modified relative to this genomic sequence to represent the inferred CDS: deleted 1 base in 1 codon; substituted 1 base at 1 genomic stop codon): MPPDRDVEFIIELQPGTLTMTRRPLQRSISRDTPYARKNRPCRXRLLEAPKAPRLRPPVQPTTVHAPSRSVDQQKPFRIRPGRITGPHPLPSRQFQALFDSLFKVLFIFPSRYLFAIGLSPVFSLGRSLPPDLGCIPKQPDSLTAPRGETRSGPDEALTLPGVPFQETWARSISEDASPDYNSGSETTRFSSWATPGSLAVTRGILVSFFSSAYLYA; this comes from the exons ATGCCTCCAGATAGGGATGTTGAGTTCATTATCGAGTTACAGCCAG gtacacttaCCATGA CCCGCAGGCCGTTGCAGCGCAGCATCTCGAGGGACACACCG TATGCGCGCAAGAACCGGCCGTGCCGATGACGGCTACTGGAGGCACCTAAGGCCCCCAGGCTTAGGCCGCCGGTGCAGCCGACAACGGTCCACGCCCCGAGCCGATCGGTGGACCAGCAGAAGCCGTTCCGCATACGACCGGGGCGCATCACCGGCCCCCATCCGCTTCCCTCCCGGCAATTTCAAGCACTCTTTGACTCTCTTTTCAAAGTCCTTTTCATCTTTCCCTCGCGGTACTTGTTCGCTATCGGTCTCTCGCCTGTATTTAGCCTTGGACGGAGTTTACCGCCCGATTTGGGCTGCATTCCCAAACAACCCGACTCGTTGACGGCGCCTCGTGGTGAGACACGGTCCGGGCCGGACGAGGCTCTCACCCTCCCAGGCGTCCCTTTCCAGGAAACTTGGGCCCGGTCCATCTCTGAGGACGCCTCTCCAGACTACAATTCGGGTAGTGAGACTACCCGATTCTCAAGCTGGGCTACTCCCGGTTCGCTCGCCGTTACTAGGGGAATCCTTGTAAGTTTCTTCTCCTCCGCTTATTTATATGCTTAA